The nucleotide sequence GTACTTCATTGTTAACTTATTTCTGAAAGGTATTTTCACTGAAGATGCAATAAAtacgtaatttttattttactttccaaGAACCCTAGAAAAAGCACTTTAATCCTTAACCCAAATCTGCCagggatggcatgtatgtacatgccatgcccactgtcaaTTTAGTTTAATTGTTTTTTACACATGGATGGCTTAACAAATactgtcaccaatgagccaattatgaataCTACCTGTTTCACCTGTTTTTACTTTTCCTtgatttccaaaaatattttctggcatctaatattgctgttagtaatgtcaataaaactcatcaatattgatagcattagtttttaaaaaattgccctctctctctccctctctctctttcactcactcactcactcactaactaactaactaacacactctctttctctcagaaggaaaggtgaaatcaggtgaggtcacaaagTGTACACATTGATTCCTTTGTGGTAAGCACTTGCagggccatctatgtgcagaaacatttcacaaaacaatactacagtggACTCAATTTTCCAGAGACATTGGGTTAACAAATGCATCAATTTTGACAGACTAAATGGGCATACACAGTCATAGAAGCAGACGAACttggatacacacacatgcacacaaaatgaAATGCTCTTACCTCCTACACTGCCACTAGTTTTGGCAGATTTTGAGAGTGGACCATTAGTGGCTTTGTAGATCTGCTCATACCTGAAATATGGAATAAGAATATTTAAGAATAGATGATTTCTTTATAAATAACAAGACATGGGCTTCACCTCagctaaatgtatcaagaactGCCATAAGATAGCATTGTCAATAAAGTCGAGGACAGTGAACTTGATACTGACCACAGCATTGCTCCACAATGACTGGATtatagctctacccattatccaatCTACAAAAGTGTTGACAGAACTGGTGAAAGAACACAGCCTTGGGTCTCTCCTGAATTTACAGGAAGGAAGCCAGACATGCCCAaccaaactttacagcacttttagtatcTGTATAAGGGCTTTCTCTTAAGCCAATAATCTTTCTTAGAATTCCTCTATGTCTCAGGAGATCAATGCAGACTGTGAGACGCCTAGAACCGAACTCATAAGGGTGCTCCATGATGACTTGACACAACAATATAGTCTACTGTGGCCTTGCAAGAAGTGCATCCAGATtactctggtctctggtgcctcagtaggtggtcccTGACATGTCTCAGAATAAAGTGAGCCTTACCTGTATGCTGTGCAGTAAAACAAtctggtagttgctacagtcctagcaatcccctttcccattccatgACTCAAAAGGAGTGGTCTTGAACTACTAGATGGTAGCCAGGACAGCATGCACTCTAAAAATCATGGGTTCACCACAAACCTGTAGCAGTTGGATGCCACAGATACCTGCTGCTTTACACCCATGTATATTCTAACCATGATAaagctcgtctctctctctccctctctccctcccttcctctcgttctctttccctctctccctccctctcgttctttcttcctctctctctctctctctctctctctctctctctctctctctctctctctctctctctctccccccccctctccccctctccctctccctctccctctcaaaggCTATGAGACCTTAATACAATGGTTATGACTGGGGTAGTCATAGTTGTCATGACAGCTTGACTTTATTACTgtagagtacaacacagtgaggggatcACATGAAACAATGTCTCAGGGTAAGTGCTGGGCACAGGGTCGCCAACCCTGAAGGGTGAAGGCTGACCTGACCTTCTTATGTTGGCTGCTGAGCACGAACTGAGTAAATTGGGTGATCGTCAGGCACAGGTAGTGAGCGTCCACTGAACACATGGCATTGAAGGAATAATGGTGCAGCTGGAGGAAATATAGGAGTAGCTGCAGGAAGTATGAgtggagcaaggtgaggtcaccggttccataTGTTAATAACACTccaaccctctctttccctctcttcccccctctctctctctttccctctcttcctccctttctctctttccctctcttcctctctctctctctctctctctctctctctctctctctctctctctctctctctcttctctctcctctttttttttcttttctttttctttgtgtagaACATTCATTTGTTTAAACCATTAATCATCAACCAACCATTTCCTGTTTTTATATCCCCTATATGGCtttcctactttttctctcttttgctttatcGTTCTCGATAGACGACACAAAGTAAGGCCAGAACAGTATCAGTATTACTTTCGTTAGAAAAGCAAATCGTATTTCCACAAagcataacatattatatttttgtagtgTGAAAGTATCTCATCTGCATTACCTCCTCCATCTCTAATTTTCAAACTACACATTTTTTTGAGTACTCAACAAACCTTTTGTAAATAGTATTGTCAGCCCTTGATGGTTCATGCAAGTATTCTCCATAAGTCTCTGTCATTGGTGGGAAGAAGGACACCAGAGAAAGGTTGGGAGTGTTATCTTCTTCAACGTCACTTGAAGCACTTGCCACTGACAATTCATCTTCATCACTGGCTTCGCTTTCTGTTGAGCTGCATGAGATATTTATTAGcaaaaattaatatgtatgatTAAAATTATCCAAGGTTTATATAccctaaaaattgtaaaaaatcttACAAGAACTAAATaccttacatagatatatacaggaAAGCATGAATATGCATCTGTATATTGTACAGTACTATCATTTGAATGTGTGTATAAGAATTTCACTAGGTAATACTATTTACTTAGCACTTTAATCAATAtccttttttcagatatatttactAAATATTAAAACTCctaattattttacaaaattattaatttcaatttATAACATATTCAGCAATTGTCCCCTATAACTGATTGTTTAACTATCCCTCTGTCTATAAACACTTTGCCCCTCCAATCCCTTGCTCTTTGTTTGCCCCACCAATCCCTTGCCCAAGGtaagggatcacccctacctttgACCTTAGCCCTCACCTTAACTAATTTTGCActgtcttttccttccatttccttttccttctcttctttatccccttctgtccacttaaactaatcattaactcatttttatcctttttgccataatactatatcataatgTTATATGACCTGTGATGTCTACACatctatttgttttaaccattctGGCAAAAAACTTCCTCACCTGGGGGTTTTGCCCCCAAGCACCACCCTATCACAATATTTTGTATACACCGCTAATGAcctcaaaaaaacaaataactatAAATACTTAGTAAATAaaaggattataaataaataaaatataatatgaacttgtaaaaatatgaaacaaaagcaatcacagaaaaagaaagaactttGTGGTACACAGGATAAAAAAACCTTTATACCTAAACATATCTTATGGAAACACAACTCATTGGCGATGTTTTACACTCAAGGCATGCAAGCAGATGTACCTGTGTTCCATTTTCATTCCTACCTAGTTCCACTTGATGCTGTTGAGGATGTTGAAGCCTGACCAGTCATGGTGGGATTCTTCTGTGAGGGTGACCCACTACTCTGGTTACGAGATAACTCCTCTTGCCTCTTACCTGGACGTCTTCGCACACTAAAGGGACTCTCATCAGTTGTGAAGTTTGGCATGTAATCTCTGCAATGGTAAGCAAAAGAGTTGCAAAATTATAAAACTGAGAATGAGATATAATTCAGACTATGAAGATGTCTTGCCTTGTCAAGCTATAGCCTAAAACAAAGGTGGGTTAACCTGTGACAAGAAATAACTACAAACCTGACAGAATGGCTCATCTGGTAGCTGAACAGTTCAGACAAGACACAGAATTCTGATGGTCGATGGTGGTCCGTGTACAAGTCAATCTGAGAGGTAAAGTACAGTTACTGACAAGCATGAAATGAATACAGTACTATGACAATGTtcataatagtatgataatagtaaaacattTACAATGAATTAATAATCAAACAAGCCATAAATCTCTGATGCCTTAACATCATACCTTGGGCTCCTGGTTCCTCACTGGCATAAGGAGAGACACAGACTTCCTGGTTTCATCAAGAGGCATTGGGAGATCTGACAACATTGCTGAATCCCACCACTGCGTTGTGCTGCGGCTgagggaagtgaggaaaaggggaggtaaCATATTGACCTACTGCTTGTGCTCTTTACATTACATTTCCagcatatacatcattattatacaatttaAATTGAAGTTTGGGTGGTAAAACATATTGACCTATGTTGTTTTAGCTCTATATTATATTTCCAGCAAATACATCCTTgtgtaaatcattatttttaatttaaattgtagtttgggtgtccatataaaatatttcatatttctttctttcatactttATACAAATATCTTATATTCTTCCTGTATATTAGTTCATCCATGCTCAACTTATGTACAACTAATATTTGGTGTCAATGGTTATCTTTTACCAACATTTACCTACTAATGAAATGATGCTTGAAAGGtaaactgtgtgtatataatcatttatGCACCTACATATAATGTAGGTTCActacattatatattgtatatactacactccatttatgttatatgttgtaCACTCACATGACTTATTCAAAATATAGAGTAAGGTGCTGCTATGACCTGACCATTCATGAAGGGTCAGGTCATACTACCACCTTACTCTTTACTTGTTACACCTTTAcctgaatacacacacagatacacaggcgTTTTCCTTGAGACTTGGCCCCATTCAACCAACTAATTACACTGCAAGCCTATACACCAACATGCAAGGATAACATAAAATCATCATGTAATATGAATACTGGTTTCCAATAAAAGTTCCATTCTTGGCCGTTACGAGAATCTGAGGAGCATAGCTAAAAATTTGGTAACTCACAGAATCAAATTCTATAAATTACAATTATGAAACACTGGCTATTTCTACTAGAATTTCTTAATGATAACTGCAAAGGACACAGATGGATCCCAAATGAGCTTTGGATGATTGATGGAGATAATTGTTAGGATGTTGCTTACTTGTGGCAGGGACGAACACCACGGGAGAGAGAGTGATGCAGGAGATAATCTGATGGTAGTTCCCAAATTGGAACAGAGGCCTCACTTGGGATATAAACTCCCAGGAATAAGtttattgcattttgtttttctgtatctGTAATTTAATATGAATTGATAAGTGTTTTAAGTTCCCTAAACCAATAAACTTATGTCTGATAGTCCCATGAGTAAATTTCTTGCATTTTGCTTTACTACAGTTTTAAACTTCATGAAAAATAGAGTCaatataaaaacctaaaaaaagaataaatctaACCAGAGAATGTATTGCTATAGTATCTGGAGAGTGTCTGCATGATGTCGTTGCCCTGACTGGTCCAGGGAGCTGTGCGGCGATATGTCTTGATCCTGTGTACCAGCTGTGACCCTCCATACTGAAGAGCCAGTGTGTCTCCATGATCTTCATACATTTCCTCTAACATCCGCACACAGTCACTGTCAAATTCCAGAGCAGGCCGATCCAAGACACCAAGAGCATACAGCTGAAAGGTGGTCATAGTTATAtttcttctatcatcattattatcatgataattaagaAGCAAACCACAACTGAAATAATATAGCAGGAAAAgtgatttaattaaaaataagaaaggaaaaaaaaaagagtaaaggaaggatacaaaaaagacaaatgaCTACCAAAAAATGCCTTCAGTTAGTTTTTAATTGCATTTAGTCTTCTTCCTATAATACAATAAGAGCCACATTTCAAAACAATCCTACCAAAAACAAGTTATGTTCCAATGATCATTAACACTTATTAAGATTTTGCTTTACCTCAAGCTCTAgtaatattaattcatattttgCAAACAATCTTTTCACTACTGCACAAAGTTATAATAACAGCTAATATTATCAATGTTGAATACTGAATTTATAGCACTGAGAAGGCAGTTTTAAGATGTTCTGCCAGCTTATCATCATGTGAAGTACTGTAACAGTATTTTGATCATCTCATTTAGTAAGTCCTcagatgaagaataaaaaagaaaatcataattaaggtaaagaaaaacaaaatagaagaaataacagtatagaaataataaatcaatataagaaaagagtaatgaaacaacaggaaataaaaaaaaaagaaatctgccaaaaattatagtaatccctgattatattcatatagttgtacactgcacatgtatatacatatatttacattaaacatacatcatataaagtAAATTACCTGGAAAGCCTAAGGCACACTTTCCAAGACAGAACTGTGCTGTGTTGGTGCGATCAAGGCAGTCTACACAGTTCACCCTTACAACTCCAGTTTGTTTTCGACCAAAGGGTTCATTAGGAGTAAAGTTCCTATGAaaggtataaatacatacaaaataacattttgttatgatcattatatatactcaaaaatatattcaaacactAGAAAGTATATATTTGAcagtatcatcattttgtttaattagaacacacatgcaaatacaaagAATAAATCCATCAGAAATCACATAATCAATGAACAGCTTATGATGAATACTACAATAATTTATGAAAAGAAAGGTGTTCTTGAAATGCACTCAAGTTCTATTGATAGTTTTCTTCTCATGAAT is from Penaeus monodon isolate SGIC_2016 chromosome 12, NSTDA_Pmon_1, whole genome shotgun sequence and encodes:
- the LOC119579624 gene encoding polyphosphoinositide phosphatase-like; protein product: MLVDVSVIVHNHRNIDMTLTSCQIRGSIPSHWSQDVSKMVPKPPITFDVMDPYAETAGKHFNELLRRFGSPIVILNLVKRRERRPHESILNTEYCRLIDQLNITLPPQFRIQYVAVDMARINKQKDENVMSRLSDIAYRAVKKTGIFQSSAPYYSHHLNPNAHYRHMERTSTQGDHNFGSRKNFTPNEPFGRKQTGVVRVNCVDCLDRTNTAQFCLGKCALGFQLYALGVLDRPALEFDSDCVRMLEEMYEDHGDTLALQYGGSQLVHRIKTYRRTAPWTSQGNDIMQTLSRYYSNTFSDTEKQNAINLFLGVYIPSEASVPIWELPSDYLLHHSLSRGVRPCHNRSTTQWWDSAMLSDLPMPLDETRKSVSLLMPVRNQEPKIDLYTDHHRPSEFCVLSELFSYQMSHSVRDYMPNFTTDESPFSVRRRPGKRQEELSRNQSSGSPSQKNPTMTGQASTSSTASSGTSSTESEASDEDELSVASASSDVEEDNTPNLSLVSFFPPMTETYGEYLHEPSRADNTIYKRYEQIYKATNGPLSKSAKTSGSVGAPLVLIQRSSFCLDSSIETDPPTVPRRSKEIYSNFVAMAYRGPQPPANRDLLMYRKFTSFS